The Rhodococcus sp. 4CII genome includes the window TGTTGGTGTCCCCGTGGGCGTCGGCCGCGCCGCCGCCGTCGCTGATCCCGCGGGTGGGGCCATTCACGTCACCGCCGCCCCAGGCGTATTCGGTGCCGAGCCAGCGGGACGCGGCCTCGATGACCTTCTGCCCGAACGGGCCCGGTGCGAGCGGGCCGTGCTCGCCGCCTGCGGGTGGGCACGCATCGGGCAAGATGCCTCCCGCTGCGACGGCCGTAGCCCGACCGGCGGAGGAGATCTGCGACAGTTCGTCGGTGGTGAGTTCCTTGCTCGCACCCTTGAACTCGCTGTACATGGCGTGCGCGGCGTCTTCCCACGGGGCGTACGCCTCCGGGTGCGCCGAGGCCTGCACGGTCTGAGCGGCGAGGGTGACCGGCATCGACTCCCACCCGGAGACCTGGAGAAGGGCCTGGTAAAACTTCACGTTCGCGGTGACCGGGTTCATCAACTCGTCGACCGTTCCCCAGATCCCGACCTGCTGCTGGTACTGGTTGACGGACTTGTTGTCGCTGCCGACGCCGTCGTGCGGGTAGTTCAGGGATTCGGGCACCACGGAGCTGGCGAGCATCCGGAATGTCGACTCGCGGCCGATCGTGGCGAGGGCGACGGTGATGCCGCGCTCGGAGACACCCATCGCTTCCCCGATCGCGACGGCCTGCTTGGCGATCGCGAGTTGGCGGGCGTTGTAGACCGCGAGCCCCGGGGCCGTGGAGGTGCCGGGCGAGGTCGGCGCCCCACCGTCTCCCTCCCCTGTCTCGGGAGCCGGTGCCTGGCCGGGCTCGATGGCCTGGTCCACCCAGGGAGCCGGGTCGACGGCGGTGCCGACACCGTCCGGGAGACGGCCCCCGTCCCAGACCTCGAAGTGCAGGTGCGCGCCGGTGGTGTCGCCGGCGTTGCCGATACGGCCGATCTCCTGCCCGGCGGACACCCGGTCACCGGCCTTGACCAGCACCCCGTCGTCGAACATGTGCCCGTAGACGGTCGAAACCACCTTCCCGTCGATCTGATGATCGACGATGATCCAGTTCCCGAATCCGGAGGCGGGACCGGCAGCGATGACCCGGCCGTCGGTGAACGCGTAGATGGGAGTGCCGACCTCGCCGGCGAAGTCGATGCCCCGGTGCTCGGTCCCCCACCGCGGCCCGAAGCCCGAGGTCAGTGTGGTGGTGCCGGACTTGGTCGGTTTGACCAGTGATCCGGCAGGAGCTGTGCCGCCGCCGGGCGTCGCCGGGGCCGGGCACTCGTTGCCGCTGTCGGAGGCGACGACGACCACCAGCAGCACGAGTCCCAACACGGCGGCCACGGCGGCGGCGACCAGCTTCTTGATGTCCACGGCCGGGTTCAGTCCCGCCCGGCGTGGCCTGGGATCCGCGACGACAGGTCGGCGATCATCTCCGACGCCGCGGCCAGCGCCGCATCCCGTTCGCGCAGTTCGCGTTCGAGGTCGCGGCGCGGGGATCGGGGTCCGTCGGGGTGTGCTTCGACCCAGTTGCGCAGCGTGTTCGGGTGCACGCCGGTGGCTTCGGCGACGAGCTGGATCGCCCGCCAGCGGGAGGAGACCTCGTTCTGGAGGAGGGCGACACTCTTGACGGCGGCGGTCCTCAGTTCCGGGGA containing:
- a CDS encoding transposase codes for the protein MIPQRRYRDVSPELRTAAVKSVALLQNEVSSRWRAIQLVAEATGVHPNTLRNWVEAHPDGPRSPRRDLERELRERDAALAAASEMIADLSSRIPGHAGRD
- a CDS encoding peptidoglycan DD-metalloendopeptidase family protein, with product MDIKKLVAAAVAAVLGLVLLVVVVASDSGNECPAPATPGGGTAPAGSLVKPTKSGTTTLTSGFGPRWGTEHRGIDFAGEVGTPIYAFTDGRVIAAGPASGFGNWIIVDHQIDGKVVSTVYGHMFDDGVLVKAGDRVSAGQEIGRIGNAGDTTGAHLHFEVWDGGRLPDGVGTAVDPAPWVDQAIEPGQAPAPETGEGDGGAPTSPGTSTAPGLAVYNARQLAIAKQAVAIGEAMGVSERGITVALATIGRESTFRMLASSVVPESLNYPHDGVGSDNKSVNQYQQQVGIWGTVDELMNPVTANVKFYQALLQVSGWESMPVTLAAQTVQASAHPEAYAPWEDAAHAMYSEFKGASKELTTDELSQISSAGRATAVAAGGILPDACPPAGGEHGPLAPGPFGQKVIEAASRWLGTEYAWGGGDVNGPTRGISDGGGAADAHGDTNKIGFDCSGLTLYAVYQASGGAISLPHFTGDHSNPGQLYDARGQDIPFDQKQPGDLIYFGSGGSTHHVGIYHGVTDGQDMLLGAPQSGDVVSIQPLSNWAGEEMYVRRFGDQPTERQSQ